The Phacochoerus africanus isolate WHEZ1 chromosome 3, ROS_Pafr_v1, whole genome shotgun sequence genome window below encodes:
- the SNPH gene encoding syntaphilin isoform X1: MPGSGPSERMTWPGPALPTAPPTRPLSSAPGTPPIPPLTRTRSLMAMSLPGSRRASAGSRRRTSPPVSMRDAYGTSSLSSSSNSGSCKGSDSSPTPRRSMKYTLCSDNHGIKPPTPEQYLTPLQQKEVCIRHLKARLKDTQDRLQDRDTEIDDLKTQLSRMQEDWIEEECHRVEAQLALKEARKEIKQLKQVIDTVKNNLIDKDKGLQKYFVDINIQNKKLETLLHSMEVAQNGLAKEDGAAESAGGSPARSLTRSSTYTKLSDPAVCGDRPPGASAEDGVDSGFAATDDTLSRTDALEASSLLSSGVDCGPEEPSSLHSSFSLGPRFPASNTYEKLLCGTEAGVQASCVQERAIQTDFVQYQPDLDTILEKVTQAQVCGMAPESGDWHLEPDPQPPGPRDPNSAVVLTMGDELEAPEPITQGPTLHRPGSSPNPGPSVSVVCPVEEEEEAAAAEKEPKSYWSRHYIVDLLAVVVPAVPTVAWLCRSQRRQGQPIYNISSLLRGCCTVALHSIRRISCRSLSQQGPSTSAAGGSSQL; encoded by the exons ATGCCGGGCAGCGGCCCCAGCGAGAGGATGACGTGGCCAGGCCCGGCCCTCCCCACGGCCCCCCCAACCCGCCCTCTCTCCTCAGCCCCGGGGACACCGCCCATCCCACCCCTCACCCGGACCCGCAGCCTCATGGCCATGTCCCTGCCAGGCAGTAGACGGGCCTCTGCCGGATCCCGCAG gcGCACCTCTCCACCCGTGAGCATGCGGGACGCCTACGGCACCTCTtctctcagcagcagcagcaactcgGGCTCCTGCAAGGGCAGTGACAGCAGCCCCACGCCCAG GCGCTCCATGAAGTACACGCTGTGCAGCGACAACCATGGCATCAAGCCCCCCACCCCGGAGCAGTACCTGACCCCCCTGCAGCAGAAGGAGGTGTGCATCCGGCACCTGAAGGCCCGGCTGAAGGACACACAGGACCGGCTCCAGGACCG GGACACCGAGATCGACGACCTGAAGACACAGCTGTCACGCATGCAGGAGGACTGGATCGAGGAGGAGTGCCACCGCGTGGAGGCCCAGCTGGCCCTGAAGGAGGCCCGCAAGGAGATCAAGCAGCTCAAGCAGGTCATCGACACCGTCAAGAACAACCTGATCGACAAGGACAAGGGGCTGCAGAAGTACTTCGTGGACATCAACATCCAGAACAAGAAGCTGGAGACGCTGCTGCACAGCATGGAGGTGGCCCAGAATGGCCTAGCCAAGGAGGACGGCGCCGCCGAGTCGGCCGGCGGCTCCCCCGCCCGCTCCCTCACCCGCAGCTCCACCTACACCAAGCTGAGCGACCCCGCCGTCTGCGGGGACCGCCCGCCCGGCGCCTCGGCGGAGGACGGGGTTGACAGCGGCTTCGCAGCGACCGATGACACTCTGAGCCGGACGGATGCGCTGGAGGCCAGCAGCCTGCTGTCATCGGGAGTGGACTGCGGCCCCGAGGAGCCCTCCTCGCTGCACAGCTCCTTCAGCCTGGGCCCCCGCTTCCCCGCCAGCAACACCTACGAGAAGCTGCTGTGCGGCACGGAGGCCGGCGTGCAGGCCAGCTGTGTGCAGGAGCGCGCCATCCAGACGGACTTCGTGCAGTACCAGCCCGACCTGGACACCATCCTGGAGAAAGTGACCCAGGCCCAGGTCTGCGGGATGGCCCCTGAGTCAGGGGACTGGCACCTGGAGCCAGACCCCCAGCCCCCGGGGCCCAGAGACCCCAACTCTGCCGTGGTGCTGACAATGGGTGATGAGCTCGAGGCCCCAGAGCCTATCACCCAAGGGCCCACCCTGCACCGCCCTGGCTCCAGTCCCAACCCCGGGCCGTCGGTGAGCGTGGTGTGCCccgtggaagaggaggaggaggcggccgCAGCCGAGAAGGAGCCCAAGAGCTACTGGAGCCGCCACTACATCGTGGATCTGCTGGCGGTGGTGGTGCCGGCTGTGCCCACGGTGGCCTGGCTCTGCCGCTCGCAGCGGCGCCAGGGCCAGCCCATCTACAACA
- the SNPH gene encoding syntaphilin isoform X2, whose translation MAMSLPGSRRASAGSRRRTSPPVSMRDAYGTSSLSSSSNSGSCKGSDSSPTPRRSMKYTLCSDNHGIKPPTPEQYLTPLQQKEVCIRHLKARLKDTQDRLQDRDTEIDDLKTQLSRMQEDWIEEECHRVEAQLALKEARKEIKQLKQVIDTVKNNLIDKDKGLQKYFVDINIQNKKLETLLHSMEVAQNGLAKEDGAAESAGGSPARSLTRSSTYTKLSDPAVCGDRPPGASAEDGVDSGFAATDDTLSRTDALEASSLLSSGVDCGPEEPSSLHSSFSLGPRFPASNTYEKLLCGTEAGVQASCVQERAIQTDFVQYQPDLDTILEKVTQAQVCGMAPESGDWHLEPDPQPPGPRDPNSAVVLTMGDELEAPEPITQGPTLHRPGSSPNPGPSVSVVCPVEEEEEAAAAEKEPKSYWSRHYIVDLLAVVVPAVPTVAWLCRSQRRQGQPIYNISSLLRGCCTVALHSIRRISCRSLSQQGPSTSAAGGSSQL comes from the exons ATGGCCATGTCCCTGCCAGGCAGTAGACGGGCCTCTGCCGGATCCCGCAG gcGCACCTCTCCACCCGTGAGCATGCGGGACGCCTACGGCACCTCTtctctcagcagcagcagcaactcgGGCTCCTGCAAGGGCAGTGACAGCAGCCCCACGCCCAG GCGCTCCATGAAGTACACGCTGTGCAGCGACAACCATGGCATCAAGCCCCCCACCCCGGAGCAGTACCTGACCCCCCTGCAGCAGAAGGAGGTGTGCATCCGGCACCTGAAGGCCCGGCTGAAGGACACACAGGACCGGCTCCAGGACCG GGACACCGAGATCGACGACCTGAAGACACAGCTGTCACGCATGCAGGAGGACTGGATCGAGGAGGAGTGCCACCGCGTGGAGGCCCAGCTGGCCCTGAAGGAGGCCCGCAAGGAGATCAAGCAGCTCAAGCAGGTCATCGACACCGTCAAGAACAACCTGATCGACAAGGACAAGGGGCTGCAGAAGTACTTCGTGGACATCAACATCCAGAACAAGAAGCTGGAGACGCTGCTGCACAGCATGGAGGTGGCCCAGAATGGCCTAGCCAAGGAGGACGGCGCCGCCGAGTCGGCCGGCGGCTCCCCCGCCCGCTCCCTCACCCGCAGCTCCACCTACACCAAGCTGAGCGACCCCGCCGTCTGCGGGGACCGCCCGCCCGGCGCCTCGGCGGAGGACGGGGTTGACAGCGGCTTCGCAGCGACCGATGACACTCTGAGCCGGACGGATGCGCTGGAGGCCAGCAGCCTGCTGTCATCGGGAGTGGACTGCGGCCCCGAGGAGCCCTCCTCGCTGCACAGCTCCTTCAGCCTGGGCCCCCGCTTCCCCGCCAGCAACACCTACGAGAAGCTGCTGTGCGGCACGGAGGCCGGCGTGCAGGCCAGCTGTGTGCAGGAGCGCGCCATCCAGACGGACTTCGTGCAGTACCAGCCCGACCTGGACACCATCCTGGAGAAAGTGACCCAGGCCCAGGTCTGCGGGATGGCCCCTGAGTCAGGGGACTGGCACCTGGAGCCAGACCCCCAGCCCCCGGGGCCCAGAGACCCCAACTCTGCCGTGGTGCTGACAATGGGTGATGAGCTCGAGGCCCCAGAGCCTATCACCCAAGGGCCCACCCTGCACCGCCCTGGCTCCAGTCCCAACCCCGGGCCGTCGGTGAGCGTGGTGTGCCccgtggaagaggaggaggaggcggccgCAGCCGAGAAGGAGCCCAAGAGCTACTGGAGCCGCCACTACATCGTGGATCTGCTGGCGGTGGTGGTGCCGGCTGTGCCCACGGTGGCCTGGCTCTGCCGCTCGCAGCGGCGCCAGGGCCAGCCCATCTACAACA